Proteins encoded together in one Bosea sp. (in: a-proteobacteria) window:
- a CDS encoding AAA family ATPase, with protein sequence MTSDDIPPNSEPTDPRRAGILASLAQPRRAADDQETPVEAGADDETVWRLEADRPEAADEGLDQNDSSRSSGSPANGVAAGRAVQSAYNPVELIVELAFDEQARADRLDLRKMPSGRTLVIVVRVPTEAWEQPLARLIESIDGHLAIHTGRNEVKARDGVGRDIIRDLQAGRTIIGIAADPDQRLPALLRGAADLRMTIKSPTPVLMRKAIRRWTGRSAPAISGADIAGLDLHELGLALRRGSSAHVCVERLKRASAATTVTSSTDETPPLAELTGYGEARAWALDLVEDVRRMRSGLISPSQLESAIFYGPPGTGKTTLARAVAKAAGLPIVTTSIADWFKAGPGYLDSVIKAASAVFDRALACAPSVLFIDELDALPDRAKISQRGADWWLPVITSVLLRIDQVRADKSGVVLLGATNHVDRVDAAIRRPGRFDRSFLIPPPDAEGFAGILRLHLGANLPDIDLLPLARQVPGSTGADAVQWIKQARRKALTAGRAITLGDLRAVMMPRDTRSPRELGLVALHEAGHAVVARSLGLEVRSVTIQARGNADGWAELVIDRAPDRDRLDNQIVAILAGRAADIVLGDGPNAGAVSDLEKATEWVAAAHVAFGLRGRLTHRGGAIDAVRLLATDRALATAVEADLHRLQDEAIMLVQRHKREIVALATLLVERRILDASEIDAAMKEDLEDAGPDP encoded by the coding sequence ATGACGTCCGACGATATCCCGCCGAACTCCGAACCCACCGATCCGCGTCGCGCGGGCATCCTCGCCTCTCTCGCGCAGCCTCGTCGCGCGGCTGATGATCAGGAGACCCCGGTCGAGGCCGGGGCTGACGACGAAACGGTCTGGCGCCTCGAAGCCGATCGTCCCGAAGCGGCGGATGAAGGGCTCGACCAGAACGACAGCAGCCGCAGCTCGGGCAGCCCGGCGAACGGCGTGGCGGCCGGCCGCGCCGTGCAGTCCGCCTACAATCCCGTCGAGCTCATCGTCGAGCTGGCCTTTGACGAGCAGGCCCGCGCTGATCGGCTGGACCTGCGCAAGATGCCGTCCGGCAGGACGCTGGTGATAGTCGTTCGGGTTCCGACCGAAGCCTGGGAGCAGCCACTCGCCAGGCTGATTGAGAGCATCGATGGGCATCTCGCAATCCATACCGGCAGGAATGAGGTCAAGGCCCGGGACGGCGTGGGCCGGGACATCATCCGGGATCTGCAGGCAGGGCGCACCATCATCGGCATCGCCGCCGATCCCGATCAGCGCCTGCCGGCTCTCCTGCGCGGCGCGGCCGATCTCCGGATGACCATCAAGAGCCCGACGCCCGTCCTGATGCGCAAGGCCATCCGGCGCTGGACCGGTCGCTCGGCGCCGGCGATCTCGGGAGCCGATATCGCGGGGCTCGATCTGCACGAGCTCGGTCTCGCCCTTCGCCGCGGCAGCTCGGCACACGTCTGCGTCGAACGGCTGAAGCGCGCATCGGCGGCGACCACCGTGACCAGCTCCACCGACGAGACCCCGCCGCTTGCGGAACTGACCGGCTATGGCGAGGCCAGGGCTTGGGCGCTCGATCTCGTCGAGGATGTGCGCCGCATGCGTTCCGGCCTGATCTCGCCGAGCCAGCTGGAAAGCGCGATCTTCTACGGGCCGCCCGGCACCGGCAAGACCACCCTGGCCCGTGCGGTGGCAAAGGCCGCGGGATTGCCGATCGTGACGACCAGCATCGCGGACTGGTTCAAGGCGGGGCCCGGTTACCTCGACAGCGTCATCAAGGCGGCGTCCGCCGTCTTCGACCGGGCGCTCGCCTGTGCCCCCTCGGTGCTATTCATCGACGAGCTCGATGCGCTGCCCGACCGGGCGAAGATCTCGCAGAGGGGAGCGGATTGGTGGCTGCCGGTCATCACCAGCGTGCTGCTCCGGATCGATCAGGTCCGTGCCGACAAGAGCGGCGTGGTTCTTCTCGGCGCGACCAATCATGTCGACCGTGTCGATGCCGCGATCCGGCGTCCTGGCCGCTTCGACCGGTCGTTCCTGATCCCGCCGCCCGATGCGGAGGGCTTCGCCGGCATCCTGCGCCTCCATCTCGGTGCCAATCTGCCCGACATCGATCTGCTACCGCTGGCCCGTCAGGTTCCGGGCTCGACCGGAGCGGATGCCGTGCAATGGATCAAGCAGGCCCGTCGCAAGGCACTCACTGCGGGTCGAGCGATCACCCTGGGGGATCTGCGCGCCGTCATGATGCCGCGGGACACGCGCTCGCCGCGTGAGCTGGGACTGGTCGCCCTGCACGAAGCCGGCCATGCCGTCGTGGCGCGGAGCCTGGGACTCGAGGTTCGCTCGGTCACGATCCAGGCGCGCGGGAATGCCGATGGCTGGGCGGAGCTGGTCATCGACCGGGCGCCGGATCGCGACCGTCTCGACAATCAGATCGTGGCGATCCTGGCCGGTCGCGCTGCCGATATCGTTCTGGGCGACGGCCCGAACGCCGGTGCCGTCAGCGATCTGGAGAAGGCCACCGAATGGGTCGCTGCCGCTCACGTCGCCTTCGGCCTGCGCGGCCGGCTCACGCATCGCGGTGGTGCCATCGATGCCGTACGCTTGCTGGCCACCGACAGGGCTCTCGCGACCGCCGTGGAAGCTGACCTGCACCGTCTTCAGGATGAGGCCATCATGCTCGTGCAGCGTCACAAGCGCGAGATCGTCGCCCTAGCCACTCTCCTCGTAGAGCGTCGCATCCTCGACGCCAGCGAAATCGATGCGGCGATGAAGGAAGACCTCGAGGACGCGGGTCCCGATCCGTAG
- a CDS encoding DUF3987 domain-containing protein, with product MATSALLVIAGAAIGTRVRARAGAVWSEPPTLWACVVTPAGWRRMAVAASLSKPLLTIEEGELARWQEALGKLAQEKVIHDAALKNHAALAKRAETEGRPEPPSPMWSGGQSAPVMPRITVNETAPPAIVEAAVAGRGLFYMAEEGGKLLRAARPGEPLGELVLAGHDGNAFNVPSAMHADIRRIEGFGLSLLIGTVPAALADLKVERNDALFARMMWIVPTRKPAFAIARHAADQTVIESILSVLRNWGDTEHELVLAMQAVEVLEQAVRRWEQEAARLGGGPASAWMERAGTRAMRVALVIEMLRAATTVEPRRPG from the coding sequence TTGGCGACCAGTGCGCTCCTCGTCATTGCCGGTGCCGCCATCGGCACGCGGGTGCGGGCGAGGGCCGGCGCCGTCTGGTCGGAACCCCCCACTCTCTGGGCCTGCGTCGTGACGCCGGCCGGCTGGCGCCGCATGGCGGTTGCGGCCAGCTTGTCGAAGCCCCTGCTGACGATCGAGGAGGGCGAACTGGCGAGGTGGCAGGAGGCCCTCGGCAAGCTCGCCCAGGAAAAGGTGATTCACGATGCCGCGTTGAAGAACCATGCCGCCCTGGCGAAACGTGCCGAAACTGAAGGCAGGCCCGAGCCGCCATCGCCGATGTGGTCGGGTGGGCAGAGCGCTCCTGTGATGCCCCGGATTACGGTGAACGAGACGGCCCCGCCTGCGATTGTCGAGGCTGCGGTCGCCGGGCGGGGCCTGTTCTACATGGCGGAAGAGGGCGGCAAGCTCTTGCGGGCAGCCCGACCCGGCGAGCCGCTCGGCGAACTCGTCCTCGCCGGCCATGACGGCAATGCTTTCAATGTGCCCTCGGCGATGCATGCCGATATCCGGCGGATCGAGGGGTTCGGGTTGTCGCTTCTGATCGGGACCGTTCCGGCGGCGCTCGCGGACCTCAAGGTCGAGCGCAACGATGCGCTCTTCGCGCGGATGATGTGGATTGTTCCGACCCGCAAGCCCGCTTTCGCCATCGCGCGCCATGCCGCAGACCAGACGGTGATCGAGAGCATCCTCTCCGTTCTGCGGAACTGGGGGGACACGGAACACGAACTCGTCCTCGCCATGCAGGCGGTCGAGGTTCTGGAGCAGGCCGTGCGGCGTTGGGAACAGGAAGCTGCCCGGCTCGGCGGTGGCCCGGCTTCGGCCTGGATGGAACGTGCCGGCACGCGGGCGATGAGGGTTGCACTCGTCATCGAGATGCTGCGGGCGGCCACGACTGTCGAGCCGCGCCGGCCCGGATGA